Sequence from the Egibacter rhizosphaerae genome:
ACGATCAACGCACCGCGCCGGCCGAACGCGTCGCGTGCGCGGCCATGAAGGCTCCCTGCCCCGTCGGGACGCGGCACCCCCCACAACCACACCCGACCCGACACCCGACCCCCACACCCCACCCCACAAAGCGAGCCCCATGACACTCTCCCGAACGCAACTGCTCCGACGTGTGACCACCCGTGCGGCGGTGATCGCCGCCGGGGCGTTGATGGTCCCGGTCGCCGCGACACCCGTCCTGGCCGACGACGAGGACGAGGTCGTGCGCTTGGCCGCCGGCAACGATCGGATCGAGACCGCGATCGAGACCAGCAAGGCCGCTGGCGACGACGCGCGAGAAGCCCTGCTCGTGCACGAGGACGGTTATCCCGACGCGCTGGCTGCGGGCTCGGTGGCCGGCGAGCTCGACGCGCCGCTGCTGTACACCGACGGCGCGGGGCTCGACCCCCGGGTCGCCGACGAGCTCGACCGGCTCGGGACCGAGCGGGTCTGGGTGTTCGGCGGCCCGGCCGCGATCGACGAGACCGTGACGGACGCGCTCGCTGACGCCGACCTCGAGGTCGAGCGGATCGACGGTGACACCCGCGTGGGGACCGCGGCGGCCGCCGCGACCGAGCTGCACGACGAGATCGACACGGCCACGCTCGCCCTCGGGTTCTCCGCCGACGACCGGCCCGGATGGCCGGACGCCGGCGCCGCCGCGACGTTCGCCGGCGCCGGAGCCACCCCGACCCTCCTGAGCCGGCACGACTCGGTGCCGCAGGTCACCCTGGACGCGCTCGACGAGCTCGATGTCGAGCGGGTCCAGCTCATCGGCGGACAGCACGTGCTCGCCGACGGCGTCTCGGACGAGCTCGAGCGCGCCGGCTTCGACGTGGAGCGACACTCCGGCGAGACCCGCGCCGCGACGGCCGCTCGCGTCGCCGACCGCGTCCTCGACGGAGCCGCCGAGGACGCCGAGTTCACCGCGGTGCTGGTCGACGGTCGGGCCCAGCCCGACGTCTTCCTGGCCGGGGGTCTCGCGGCCCGCATCGGCGGCACGGTCCTGTTCAGCGGGCGGGATCAGCTCTCCTCACACGCCGAGGAGGCGCTGCGCCGCGACCGCGTGACCGGCGCGACGGTGGTCGGAGGCGGCCTGCACTCGTGGGTGGTCGACAGTGCCTCCGCCGCCGCGTCCGGCGACGACCTGCCCGAGCCCCC
This genomic interval carries:
- a CDS encoding septal ring lytic transglycosylase RlpA family protein, encoding MTTRAAVIAAGALMVPVAATPVLADDEDEVVRLAAGNDRIETAIETSKAAGDDAREALLVHEDGYPDALAAGSVAGELDAPLLYTDGAGLDPRVADELDRLGTERVWVFGGPAAIDETVTDALADADLEVERIDGDTRVGTAAAAATELHDEIDTATLALGFSADDRPGWPDAGAAATFAGAGATPTLLSRHDSVPQVTLDALDELDVERVQLIGGQHVLADGVSDELERAGFDVERHSGETRAATAARVADRVLDGAAEDAEFTAVLVDGRAQPDVFLAGGLAARIGGTVLFSGRDQLSSHAEEALRRDRVTGATVVGGGLHSWVVDSASAAASGDDLPEPPDELVEEEPAEAEEEAEPEGPEVVDVVEGEASWYGDRFAGRPTASGEPYDPNALTAAMPPGTVAFGTWVRVTYLATDRSVEVRINDRGPYAGNRVIDLSRAAADTIGLRSAGTGQVRIEVLDGAP